A genomic segment from Malus domestica chromosome 05, GDT2T_hap1 encodes:
- the LOC103409132 gene encoding transcription factor MTB3-like — translation MGEKFWVNDEDKVVMESVLGTEACQFLISLASENALSELIRPPGQLGVQQGLCQLVNGSNWNYAIFWQAVSSKSGGPALIWGDGHCRDTKGGGAGDVNSNRDSSSEAMQKKKEVKKWVLEKLHACFGGLNGDNYARRLDGVSDMEMFHLSSMFYAFQLDSISHCGPGESYKSGKLIWVSDAGSCLHHYQSRSFLARLAGFQTVVFVPMKSGVVELGSVKSTPEEQSYVDTVRSAFGESIPIQAKAFPMIFGRELSLGGPKSQSVNISFTPKIEEDFAFPPESFELQSVGTSNGCRSEDGEVKLFPQMNQMMVDGFNVQTRVSSSELLKDESSAQIDERKPRKRGRKPANGREEPLNHVEAERQRREKLNQRFYALRAVVPNISKMDKASLLGDAITYITDLQMKIRLMETEKQMVNNKGKQLPVPEIDFQERLEDAVVRMNCPLDSHPVSEVFRTLGEHKIVAQESNVSITDNDKVIHTFSIQTQSGDAEQLKEKLVASLSK, via the coding sequence ATGGGTGAGAAATTTTGGGTGAATGACGAAGACAAGGTCGTGATGGAGTCAGTACTGGGTACCGAAGCGTGCCAGTTCTTGATCTCACTGGCTTCCGAAAATGCTTTGTCAGAATTGATTAGGCCACCGGGTCAATTGGGCGTGCAGCAGGGGCTGTGCCAGCTTGTCAATGGGTCGAATTGGAATTATGCCATTTTCTGGCAGGCTGTTAGCTCGAAATCTGGTGGACCTGCCTTGATTTGGGGTGATGGGCATTGCAGAGACACCAAGGGCGGTGGAGCTGGGGACGTGAATTCTAATCGGGATAGTAGTTCGGAGGCaatgcagaaaaaaaaagaggtgaaGAAGTGGGTGCTTGAGAAGCTCCACGCGTGTTTTGGCGGTTTGAATGGGGATAATTATGCAAGGAGGTTGGATGGGGTGTCAGATATGGAGATGTTTCATCTCAGTTCAATGTTTTATGCATTTCAACTTGATTCGATCTCACACTGTGGTCCAGGAGAGTCGTACAAGTCTGGAAAATTGATATGGGTTTCGGATGCCGGTAGTTGTTTACATCATTACCAGTCGAGGTCATTTTTAGCAAGATTGGCTGGGTTTCAGACAGTGGTGTTTGTACCAATGAAATCAGGAGTTGTGGAACTCGGTTCGGTCAAATCAACTCCGGAAGAACAAAGTTATGTGGATACGGTCAGAAGTGCATTTGGGGAATCTATTCCTATTCAGGCAAAGGCATTTCCAATGATATTTGGACGTGAACTAAGTCTCGGGGGTCCAAAATCACAATCAGTGAACATTTCCTTTACTCCAAAAATAGAAGAAGATTTTGCATTTCCTCCAGAATCGTTTGAATTACAATCAGTAGGCACTTCAAATGGATGTCGAAGTGAGGATGGTGAAGTAAAACTGTTTCCGCAAATGAACCAAATGATGGTTGACGGTTTCAATGTTCAGACAAGAGTCTCAAGTTCAGAGCTGCTCAAGGATGAGTCCTCTGCACAAATTGATGAGCGGAAACccagaaagagagggagaaagccTGCCAATGGGAGAGAAGAACCATTGAATCATGTGGAAGCAGAACGGCAGAGGCGCGAGAAGCTTAACCAGAGGTTCTATGCACTAAGAGCTGTTGTTCCTAACATATCGAAGATGGATAAAGCCTCTCTTCTTGGTGATGCCATTACCTATATCACCGATCtccagatgaagatcagactcATGGAAACTGAAAAGCAGATGGTAAACAACAAGGGAAAGCAGTTGCCGGTTCCAGAGATTGATTTTCAGGAACGCCTCGAGGATGCAGTTGTGAGGATGAACTGCCCATTGGATTCTCACCCGGTTTCTGAAGTCTTCAGAACACTTGGGGAACATAAAATTGTAGCTCAAGAGTCTAACGTTTCCATAACAGACAATGATAAGGTTATTCATACATTCTCCATTCAAACTCAAAGCGGTGATGCCGAACAATTAAAGGAGAAGCTGGTGGCCTCTCTTTCAAAATGA
- the LOC139196209 gene encoding uncharacterized mitochondrial protein AtMg00820-like, which translates to MTEASENDIDLSKFDDPKTFKEVVTSSNSEKWLEAMHNELTSMKDNGVWELVEQTDAIKPIGYKWVFKTKRDSNGNIERHKGRLVAKGFTQREKVDYKETFSPVSTKDAFRVVMAIVAHFDLALHQMEH; encoded by the coding sequence ATGACTGAAGCTTCAGAGAACGATATAGACTTGTCAAAGTTTGATGATCCCAAAACTTTCAAGGAAGTTGTCACTAGTTCAAATTCTGAAAAGTGGTTGGAGGCTATGCACAATGAGTTAACCTCTATGAAAGACAATGGAGTGTGGGAGTTGGTTGAACAAACGGATGCAATCAAACCAATTGGTTACAAGTGGGTATTCAAGACTAAGAGAGACTCGAATGGAAATATAGAAAGACACAAAGGTAGACTCGTAGCAAAAGGGTTTACTCAAAGAGAAAAGGTTGATTACAAGGAAACTTTTAGCCCTGTGTCAACCAAAGATGCATTTAGGGTTGTAATGGCAATAGTAGCTCATTTTGATTTAGCTTTGCACCAAATGGAACATTAA
- the LOC139196208 gene encoding uncharacterized protein, translating into MELSSPTNKVQLQRLLGKINFLKRFIANLAGKIQPLTPLLRLKDKENFEWGPPHQEAFDGIKAYLTSPPVLVPPQRGKPLKLYISASDKSIGSLLAQNNEGGKEQAVYYLSRILTEVETRYSPVERLCLALYFTANKLRHYMLPCHVHIIAKTDVIKYMLSKPMLTGRIGKWILALSEFSFQYVPQMAVKGQAIADFLTEHQESRDEIINIPGTLEVTNVWIPPGKGISGKEEWIQQEIRRVVSLWITHWKLYFDGSYTQKASGAGIVIINPQGIYHYYSFFLDYQGNTNNRAEYEALIIGLEILMDLGAMEVEVFGDSELVINQLNGEFKGANLAANEMAQLASGIPIQERMYGMNVEIQRRNLPSILERGFSLDVMVQEAEIEDWRSPIIHHLKDPSSPTSKKNRQQATKYVLWAKDLLRKTPNGLLLKCLGQEESMRVMAKVHE; encoded by the exons ATGGAGTTGTCTTCACCCACCAACAAAGTGCAACTTCAAAGGCTGCTgggcaaaattaatttcttaaaaagATTTATTGCCAACCTGGCAGGCAAGATCCAGCCGTTGACTCCTTTATTAAGACTGAAGGATAAGGAGAATTTCGAGTGGGGACCACCGCACCAAGAGGCCTTCGATGGTATCAAAGCGtatttgacttctccaccaGTATTAGTACCACCTCAGAGGGGAAAACCCTTAAAGCTATATATCTCCGCTTCAGATAAATCAATTGGGAGTTTGCTGgctcaaaataatgaaggcgggaaagagcaggcagtgtactacctcagtagaattctgaccgaggtagaaacaaggTATTCCCCAGTAGAGAGATTGTGCTTGGCTTTGTATTTTACTGCCAATAAGCTGAGacattacatgttaccttgtcacgtgcacatcatcgccaagacagatgtgataaagtacatgttgtcaaaaccaatgttaacaggaaggattgggaagtggattctagcattatctGAATTCAGCTTCCAGTATGTTCCCCAAATGGCAGTAAAAGGCCAAGcaattgctgacttcttgaCGGAGCATCAAGAATCTCGAGATGAGATAATCAACATACCGGGAACCCTGGAAGTTACTAATGTTTGGATCCCGCCAGGCAAGGGGATCTCGGGCAAAGAAGAGTGGATCCAGCAGGAGATAAGAAGAGTGGTTAGTTTATGGATTACTCATTGGAAGCTGTATTTCGATGGTTCTTATACTCAGAAAGCTTCAGGAGCTGGGATTGTAATTATCAACCCTCAAGggatttatcattattactcaTTTTTCTTGGATTATCAAGGGAATACCAACaatcgggcagagtatgaggccttaataattggtttggaaatcttgatggatctgGGGGCAATGGAAGTTGAGGTGTTTGGTGATTCGGAATTGGTAATAAACCAGCTCAATGGGgagttcaa GGGAGCCAACCTAGCAGCCAATGAGATGGCGCAATTGGCCTCAGGCATACCAATACAGGAGAGAATGTATGGGATGAATGTCGAGATTCAGAGGAGAAATCTTCCTTCCATTCTGGAAAGGGGATTCAGCCTGGATGTAATGGTTCAAGAAGCTGAGATTGAAGATTGGAGATcgcccatcatccatcatttgaAAGATCCCTCTTCACCCACCAGCAAGAAAAATAGACAGCAAGCAACtaagtatgtcttatgggcgaaAGACCTACTAAGAAAGACTCCAAACGGGTTACTACTGAAATGCTTAGGCCAAGAAGAGTCAATGAGAGTGATGGCCAAAGTACATGAATGA